Proteins encoded by one window of bacterium:
- the pstB gene encoding phosphate ABC transporter ATP-binding protein PstB: MSKVMDEISPKLLEINVPQKDSVQKGIDWNLIQIKDFNFFYGPAHVLFDLNFSIPEKQVTALIGPSGCGKTTLLRNLNRMNDLIDGIHHTGEIRIKGQNIYNPHLEVIALRKRIGMVFQKSNPFPKSIYENVVYSLRVAGQNNKRELDRVLENSLKGAALWEEVKDRLQESALSLSGGQMQRLCIARAIANSPEILLMDEPCSALDPVATSKIEELIQDLKKQYTIVIVTHNMQQAARISDFTAFFYLGRLIEYNTTERIFTNPGQKQTEDYVTGRFG, translated from the coding sequence GATTGGAATCTGATCCAGATCAAGGATTTCAATTTCTTTTACGGCCCGGCGCACGTTTTATTTGATCTCAATTTCTCGATTCCCGAAAAACAGGTGACTGCTCTAATCGGTCCTTCCGGTTGCGGGAAAACAACCCTGCTGCGGAATCTTAACAGGATGAACGATTTGATCGATGGAATTCATCACACAGGCGAAATTCGAATTAAAGGGCAGAATATTTACAATCCGCACCTGGAAGTGATCGCTTTGCGAAAACGGATCGGGATGGTTTTTCAGAAATCGAATCCTTTCCCTAAATCGATTTATGAGAATGTTGTTTACAGCTTGCGTGTGGCCGGACAAAACAATAAACGGGAACTCGATCGTGTTCTGGAAAACTCCTTAAAAGGCGCCGCCCTTTGGGAGGAAGTGAAGGACCGTTTGCAGGAAAGCGCTCTTAGTTTATCCGGTGGGCAAATGCAAAGGCTGTGTATTGCGCGCGCGATCGCAAACAGTCCGGAAATCTTATTGATGGATGAGCCCTGTTCGGCGCTTGATCCTGTCGCCACAAGCAAGATTGAAGAATTGATTCAGGACTTGAAGAAGCAATATACGATCGTAATCGTCACTCACAACATGCAGCAAGCCGCCCGCATTTCCGATTTCACGGCCTTCTTCTATCTCGGACGTCTGATCGAATACAACACCACAGAAAGGATCTTCACCAACCCCGGTCAGAAACAAACGGAAGACTACGTCACGGGCCGCTTCGGTTAG